A genomic window from Gemmatimonas sp. includes:
- the pyrE gene encoding orotate phosphoribosyltransferase produces the protein MSTRLTTLLAERSAKRGDFVLASGRRSTLYVDCRLTTMSPEGQMLIGREALAALRDSGWPVDSVGGLTLGADPISYAIAHTSALDADAGTGGMVRSFTVRKEAKQHGTGKLIEGPFQPGDKVVVVEDVITTGGSALKAVEAIRAAGGEILGVLALVDRQEGGREALEAVGLKVITLVTAAELLPLIPQA, from the coding sequence ATTTCGACGAGGCTAACCACCCTGCTCGCCGAACGGTCGGCCAAGCGGGGCGATTTCGTGCTGGCCTCGGGCCGCCGTTCCACGTTGTACGTTGACTGCCGCCTCACCACGATGAGCCCCGAAGGGCAAATGCTCATCGGTCGTGAGGCACTCGCCGCCCTCCGTGACAGCGGGTGGCCGGTCGATTCGGTCGGTGGTCTCACCTTGGGCGCCGACCCGATCTCCTACGCCATTGCCCACACCTCGGCCCTCGACGCCGACGCCGGCACCGGCGGGATGGTTCGATCCTTTACCGTCCGCAAGGAAGCCAAGCAGCACGGCACCGGAAAGCTGATCGAAGGTCCTTTCCAGCCCGGCGACAAAGTCGTGGTGGTGGAAGACGTGATCACGACCGGCGGCTCAGCCCTCAAGGCCGTCGAGGCCATTCGCGCCGCCGGCGGCGAGATCCTGGGCGTGCTGGCGCTGGTCGATCGCCAGGAAGGAGGCCGCGAGGCGCTCGAAGCGGTCGGCCTCAAGGTGATCACTTTGGTCACTGCCGCCGAACTCCTGCCGCTGATCCCACAGGCCTGA
- a CDS encoding serine/threonine-protein kinase: protein MAIETLVGTTLAGYTVRGKVGEGGTSTVFRADHATHGTVALKVLREKLQHDKTAVARFLREAQFGARVEHPNIVRTLDYGQSDSERYYLAIEWAGGEILDKYAEKTGPLSSKEVAEILSQICSAVQAAHDVGIVHRDLKPENVMYDPATHHVKLLDFGIAADTDAAPDQRLTRAGFFVGTLMYVAPEALSGELVGPAADQYSLATIAYFLLTGTLPYTGKSPRELFSQLLTQPPVVLNKAKPNLAFPVAVENVVMKALSKQPSDRYPTVKDFSDAFAAAAQTTAMASASSAPSASSSTSKSVPAISADGDGEDKGGLFGKMKGLFRRG from the coding sequence GTGGCCATAGAGACGCTAGTCGGAACGACGCTGGCCGGCTATACAGTGCGTGGAAAAGTCGGCGAGGGCGGTACGTCTACCGTGTTTCGTGCCGATCATGCCACGCATGGTACAGTCGCCCTCAAGGTGCTGCGCGAGAAGCTGCAGCATGACAAGACTGCTGTCGCGCGATTCCTGCGCGAGGCGCAGTTCGGCGCACGGGTAGAACACCCGAACATCGTGCGCACCCTAGACTACGGTCAATCCGACAGCGAGCGCTACTACCTCGCGATCGAATGGGCCGGTGGTGAGATCCTCGACAAGTATGCCGAAAAGACCGGCCCGCTATCGTCGAAGGAAGTCGCCGAGATCCTGTCGCAGATCTGCAGCGCGGTGCAGGCCGCGCACGATGTCGGCATCGTACATCGCGATCTGAAGCCGGAAAACGTGATGTACGATCCGGCCACGCATCATGTGAAGCTGCTCGATTTCGGCATCGCCGCCGACACCGACGCCGCTCCCGATCAGCGGCTCACGCGCGCCGGCTTCTTCGTCGGCACGCTCATGTATGTGGCGCCGGAAGCCTTGTCAGGCGAACTGGTCGGGCCGGCCGCCGATCAGTACTCGCTGGCCACCATCGCGTATTTCCTGCTCACGGGCACGCTGCCATATACCGGCAAGTCGCCGCGCGAGCTGTTTTCCCAGCTTCTCACGCAGCCGCCGGTCGTGCTCAATAAGGCCAAGCCCAATCTGGCCTTTCCGGTGGCGGTCGAAAACGTCGTCATGAAGGCGCTTTCCAAGCAGCCCAGTGATCGCTACCCCACGGTCAAGGACTTCTCGGACGCCTTCGCGGCGGCCGCGCAGACCACCGCCATGGCCAGCGCCAGCAGTGCTCCGAGCGCCAGCAGCTCGACCAGCAAGTCGGTACCGGCGATCTCGGCTGACGGTGACGGTGAGGACAAGGGTGGACTCTTCGGCAAAATGAAGGGCTTATTTCGACGAGGCTAA
- a CDS encoding GWxTD domain-containing protein codes for MATATTTLALLAACSGNRPAVGPGSAVAPPGPGGAAGALGTGVVPGSPADMQRLYRSMGLIAGTGAIPFVSSVSFLRSPTPDSTLTLIALSLPSRVLGFTRQGERYAASYVARLEVRQGTTVVKLIEATEKVLVPTFRETSRTDESIIWQQFLKLAPGRYSVALSIKDESSIRNASEEVQLEVPRLSRDMLGSPLPVYEAIPRTTADSLPRLLARPRATVVFGQDSILPLYLDAVGAEAPTRAHVRIMGEGDTRLFDADIELPARGEGHSTTYGVPVAKMGIGINTLLVSVPGRADTARARVLVSLGDDLPIASFDEMFSYLRYFTTADRLKALRDATPAFRPEAWATFLKATDPIPGTPENEGLRDYFGRIRVANIRFRDDGPVGWQSDRGTAFVALGDPDNIVDTGMTDPNARVRQQIWEYRELRVQIVFVDQTGFGRWRLSTQGRAELDNAIRRRMALRQ; via the coding sequence GTGGCGACTGCCACGACCACGTTGGCCCTGTTGGCCGCCTGTTCCGGCAATCGACCAGCCGTCGGACCGGGCTCAGCCGTTGCACCGCCGGGACCCGGTGGGGCCGCGGGTGCCCTGGGCACCGGCGTCGTACCCGGCTCGCCCGCCGACATGCAACGGTTGTATCGCAGCATGGGCCTCATTGCGGGCACGGGCGCCATTCCGTTCGTGTCGTCGGTGTCCTTCCTGCGCTCGCCGACACCCGACAGTACGCTCACGCTCATCGCGCTCAGCCTCCCGTCGCGCGTGCTGGGCTTCACGCGCCAGGGTGAACGCTACGCCGCGAGCTATGTGGCGCGGCTCGAAGTGCGGCAGGGCACCACGGTGGTGAAGCTGATCGAAGCCACTGAGAAGGTGCTGGTGCCGACGTTTCGCGAAACCTCGCGCACCGATGAAAGCATCATCTGGCAGCAGTTCCTGAAACTGGCGCCGGGCCGATACAGCGTCGCCCTCAGCATCAAGGACGAGTCGAGCATCCGCAACGCCTCCGAAGAGGTACAGCTTGAAGTGCCGCGCCTGTCGCGCGACATGCTCGGCTCGCCGCTGCCGGTGTACGAAGCGATTCCACGTACCACCGCCGATTCGCTGCCGCGTCTTCTGGCCCGTCCGCGCGCCACGGTGGTCTTCGGACAGGATTCGATACTACCGCTGTATCTCGATGCCGTCGGCGCCGAAGCGCCCACGCGCGCCCACGTGCGCATCATGGGCGAAGGGGACACCCGGCTGTTCGACGCCGATATCGAATTGCCGGCGCGCGGCGAGGGACACAGCACCACGTACGGTGTGCCCGTTGCCAAGATGGGTATCGGCATCAATACGCTGCTGGTGAGTGTCCCGGGACGCGCTGACACGGCGCGCGCGCGTGTGCTCGTGAGCCTCGGCGATGATCTGCCGATTGCGTCGTTCGACGAAATGTTCTCCTACCTCCGCTACTTCACGACCGCCGACCGACTCAAGGCGTTGCGCGATGCGACGCCGGCCTTTCGCCCCGAGGCGTGGGCGACCTTTCTCAAGGCGACCGATCCGATTCCCGGCACGCCGGAGAATGAAGGACTGCGCGACTATTTCGGCCGCATTCGCGTGGCCAACATCCGCTTCCGCGATGACGGCCCGGTGGGTTGGCAGAGCGATCGCGGCACGGCCTTCGTTGCCCTTGGCGATCCCGACAACATCGTCGACACCGGCATGACCGATCCAAACGCGCGCGTGCGGCAGCAGATCTGGGAGTATCGCGAACTGCGGGTGCAAATCGTGTTCGTCGATCAGACCGGCTTCGGACGCTGGCGTTTGTCCACGCAGGGTCGGGCGGAACTCGACAACGCAATCCGTCGGCGCATGGCGTTGCGGCAGTGA
- the polA gene encoding DNA polymerase I, translating into MSEVQRPTAPRLFLIDGYALIYRAFFALMTRPLVTSHGENTSAAWGIATFLKRLLVTHKPELLGWVHDSGATFRDDLYPDYKATREKLTDELQADFDRGLERINQLLAAYSIPVLAVPGFEADDVIGTLARKGVDAGYNVVIVSGDKDFQQLVRPGVWLLNPGRGGPASVEEQWVGVENANDRLGVPPDRVIDYLALVGDSSDNVPGVKGIGEKGAQELIAQFGALEDILAHVHEIAKKRPREALLAQEAEARLSKQLVTIHQDVPIALDPSTLQMSAPDTQALRHLYLELEFTSLLKDLGGSAPAEIAAPTPTETDTEAPTSSNRPAALAMTMGASGVPVLADARYVTVDTMPALEALLARVGEVPFIAFDTETVPEPGAPATIDAMRARLVGLSIAVAPGEAYYLPFAHRHEDGGGNLALLSGDAGIAGRRLNAGVEPPVNLPAFDSDAMAPLRAMLEDASVKKLAQNAKYDVLVLRGAGVRLAGLEFDTMLASYVLDPGRRSHGLDLLALEFLGHTMTAYEQLCGKGRNQLPFDVVPVDAARDYSCEDVDITMRLRAKLEPMLGSHGMSDLFRNVEVPLVEVLADMEWDGIAIDLTWFESLKTRFKSERERVEQLIYAEAGQEFNINSNPQLRVILFDKLGLPVKKKTATGPSTDASVLQELAEEGHTLPTLLMEYREIFKLEGTYIDALPKLVHPRDHRLHTSFNQTVAATGRLSSTDPNLQNIPNRRELGREIRRGFVPRPGWRLLSADYSQIELRLLAHLSGDPAFVTAFKAGGDIHRQTAAIIFGVDLADVNGEMRARAKTINFATIYGQGAHALSRQLKLPHAEAKAFIDTYFERFAGVKAFLDRCVVEAKAKGYVETLFHRRRYIPELKERNHNMRAFGERVAANAPIQGSAADLIKIAMIRVHHALAGEGLASRMLLQVHDELIFELPVAEQSVLSALVKREMESAAALDVPLLVEMGVGDDWVAAKS; encoded by the coding sequence GTGAGTGAGGTGCAACGTCCCACCGCACCGCGCCTCTTTCTGATCGACGGCTACGCCCTGATCTACCGCGCGTTCTTTGCGCTGATGACGCGTCCGCTCGTGACAAGCCATGGCGAGAACACCTCGGCCGCCTGGGGGATCGCAACGTTTCTCAAGCGGCTGTTGGTCACGCACAAGCCGGAGTTGCTGGGCTGGGTGCATGATTCGGGCGCAACGTTTCGCGACGATCTGTATCCCGACTACAAGGCCACGCGCGAGAAGCTGACCGACGAACTGCAGGCCGACTTCGATCGGGGGCTCGAGCGCATCAATCAGTTGCTCGCGGCGTACAGCATTCCCGTACTCGCGGTGCCCGGCTTCGAGGCCGACGATGTGATCGGGACGCTGGCGCGTAAAGGTGTGGACGCCGGCTACAACGTGGTGATCGTGTCGGGCGACAAGGACTTTCAGCAGCTCGTGCGCCCGGGTGTGTGGTTGCTCAATCCCGGTCGCGGCGGTCCGGCCAGTGTCGAAGAGCAGTGGGTCGGTGTCGAGAACGCGAATGATCGGCTTGGTGTGCCGCCCGATCGCGTGATCGACTATCTCGCACTGGTCGGTGATTCGTCAGACAACGTGCCCGGCGTGAAGGGCATCGGCGAGAAGGGTGCGCAGGAGCTCATCGCGCAGTTCGGCGCGCTCGAGGATATCCTCGCGCACGTGCACGAGATCGCGAAGAAGCGGCCGCGTGAAGCGTTGCTGGCGCAGGAAGCGGAAGCGCGCCTGTCGAAGCAGCTGGTCACGATTCATCAGGACGTGCCGATCGCACTCGATCCGTCCACGTTGCAGATGAGTGCCCCCGATACGCAGGCGCTCCGGCATCTGTATCTGGAGCTCGAGTTCACGTCGCTGCTGAAGGATTTGGGTGGCAGCGCGCCGGCCGAGATCGCGGCGCCAACACCGACGGAGACCGACACGGAAGCACCGACGTCGTCAAACCGTCCCGCCGCACTGGCGATGACGATGGGCGCGAGCGGCGTGCCGGTGCTGGCCGACGCACGCTACGTCACGGTCGACACCATGCCGGCCCTCGAGGCGCTGCTGGCCCGGGTGGGCGAGGTGCCGTTTATCGCGTTCGATACCGAGACCGTGCCGGAGCCCGGCGCGCCGGCTACGATCGATGCGATGCGTGCACGCTTGGTCGGCTTGTCGATCGCGGTCGCGCCAGGCGAGGCATACTACCTGCCATTCGCGCATCGTCACGAGGACGGCGGCGGCAATCTCGCGTTGTTGTCGGGTGATGCCGGCATCGCGGGCCGACGGTTGAACGCGGGCGTCGAGCCGCCGGTGAATCTGCCGGCGTTCGACAGTGACGCGATGGCGCCATTACGCGCGATGCTGGAAGACGCGAGTGTGAAGAAGCTGGCGCAAAATGCGAAGTACGATGTGCTCGTGCTGCGCGGCGCCGGCGTGCGATTGGCCGGTCTCGAGTTCGACACGATGTTGGCCAGCTATGTACTCGATCCGGGGCGCCGTTCACACGGTCTCGATTTGCTGGCGCTCGAGTTTCTCGGACACACGATGACGGCGTACGAGCAGCTGTGCGGCAAGGGCCGTAATCAGCTGCCCTTCGATGTCGTACCGGTCGATGCCGCACGTGACTACTCGTGCGAAGACGTCGACATCACCATGCGCTTGCGGGCGAAGCTCGAGCCCATGCTGGGCAGTCACGGCATGTCGGACTTGTTCCGCAACGTGGAGGTGCCGCTGGTTGAAGTGCTGGCCGACATGGAATGGGACGGCATCGCTATCGACCTCACGTGGTTCGAATCGCTGAAGACGCGATTCAAGAGTGAACGCGAGCGCGTCGAGCAGCTGATTTATGCCGAGGCCGGGCAGGAGTTCAACATCAACTCCAATCCGCAGTTGCGTGTGATTCTGTTCGACAAGCTCGGACTGCCGGTGAAGAAGAAGACCGCCACCGGGCCGAGCACCGACGCGAGTGTGTTGCAGGAGCTGGCCGAAGAAGGGCACACGCTGCCAACGCTGCTCATGGAGTATCGCGAGATCTTCAAGCTGGAAGGCACGTACATCGATGCGTTGCCGAAGCTGGTGCATCCGCGCGATCACCGGCTGCACACGTCGTTCAACCAAACGGTGGCGGCCACTGGTCGATTGTCGAGTACCGACCCGAACCTGCAGAACATTCCGAACCGCCGTGAGCTGGGGCGCGAGATCCGTCGGGGCTTCGTGCCGCGGCCGGGATGGCGGCTGCTCAGTGCCGACTACTCACAGATCGAACTGCGGTTGCTGGCGCATTTGTCGGGCGATCCGGCGTTCGTGACGGCATTCAAGGCCGGCGGTGACATTCACCGCCAAACGGCCGCTATCATTTTCGGCGTGGACCTGGCCGATGTGAACGGCGAGATGCGGGCGCGCGCGAAAACGATCAATTTCGCGACGATTTACGGGCAGGGCGCCCATGCGCTGTCTCGGCAGCTCAAGCTTCCGCATGCCGAGGCGAAGGCGTTCATCGACACCTATTTCGAGCGGTTCGCCGGGGTGAAGGCGTTCCTCGATCGCTGTGTCGTCGAGGCGAAGGCGAAGGGGTATGTGGAGACGCTGTTTCACCGTCGTCGCTACATCCCGGAGCTCAAGGAGCGAAACCACAACATGCGCGCCTTTGGCGAGCGGGTGGCGGCCAACGCGCCGATCCAGGGCTCGGCGGCGGATCTGATCAAGATCGCCATGATCCGGGTGCACCACGCGCTGGCCGGCGAGGGGCTGGCTTCGCGGATGCTGCTGCAAGTGCACGACGAACTGATCTTCGAGTTGCCGGTCGCCGAGCAGTCGGTGTTGTCGGCGCTGGTGAAGCGGGAGATGGAGTCGGCGGCGGCGCTGGACGTGCCGTTGCTGGTGGAGATGGGGGTCGGCGACGACTGGGTGGCCGCCAAGTCGTGA
- a CDS encoding prepilin-type N-terminal cleavage/methylation domain-containing protein, with translation MRPSRSRQGFTLIELLIVVVIIGILAALAIPKFQSTKGKAYAAALKSDLKNVASMQEDYFYYNETYAANVGALSFSSTNGVTISIAEADGRGWSATSTHPAAFPLTCAVFYGQAAPLGGATSEGVVHCQ, from the coding sequence ATGCGACCGTCCCGTTCCCGTCAGGGGTTTACACTGATCGAGCTGCTGATTGTCGTGGTCATCATTGGCATTCTGGCGGCCCTCGCGATCCCGAAGTTCCAGAGTACCAAGGGCAAGGCGTACGCGGCGGCGCTCAAGAGCGACCTGAAGAACGTCGCGTCGATGCAGGAAGACTATTTTTATTACAACGAGACGTACGCGGCGAATGTCGGTGCCCTGAGCTTCAGCAGCACGAACGGCGTGACAATCAGTATTGCCGAGGCAGACGGGCGGGGCTGGTCGGCCACTTCCACGCATCCGGCCGCTTTTCCGCTTACATGTGCGGTGTTTTACGGCCAGGCGGCTCCGCTTGGTGGTGCGACATCAGAGGGTGTTGTACACTGTCAATAG
- a CDS encoding lysophospholipid acyltransferase family protein — MLYELLKPVIGVALHWYYRSILTEGIERVPKDGPVFLAVNHPNALVDALVVGYAVPRRVHFTAKATIFANPLATTFLQAVGVVPLRRASDESKAGASSASPADAERNAASFEAVADALAKQGAIVIFPEGKSHDLPQLAPLRTGLARMTLQAYQAHGVRGVRIIPIGLLFERKEAPRSRVLMQVGEPIHVDPLVDAGISVATLTQLVTARLAAVTLNFDSPSDAERLQRVGGTLSALLEPTPSVAEGTPSLGRVLELLRRLDRVHSTLRARDDAELHTRLDGFEARVRAFGTRLDERGIDPHDLAISAQAAAGMRFAVREATLALIAAPIGFWGRLTHFAPIQLARRLALRNVQALDEPAMRTLVVGLLLVLAAYIVQTAVVASLAGGWWALAFFLTLVPSASSDLRYGDRTRRARDRARAYFAFRRDPALQGALLAEADAIRQDAFALERLAAER; from the coding sequence ATGCTCTATGAGCTGCTCAAGCCCGTCATCGGGGTCGCGCTGCATTGGTATTATCGCTCGATCCTGACGGAAGGGATCGAGCGCGTGCCGAAAGACGGTCCGGTGTTTCTCGCCGTCAATCATCCCAATGCGCTGGTTGATGCGCTGGTCGTGGGCTACGCCGTTCCTCGACGTGTGCACTTCACCGCCAAGGCAACGATCTTCGCCAATCCGCTCGCGACCACGTTCCTGCAGGCGGTCGGCGTCGTGCCGTTGCGACGCGCCAGCGACGAGAGCAAAGCGGGTGCCTCGTCGGCCTCGCCCGCGGACGCCGAGCGCAATGCGGCGTCGTTCGAAGCGGTGGCCGACGCGCTCGCCAAACAGGGCGCCATCGTGATCTTTCCCGAGGGCAAGAGCCACGACCTGCCACAGCTCGCGCCACTGCGCACGGGGCTGGCCCGCATGACGCTGCAGGCGTATCAGGCGCATGGCGTGCGCGGCGTCCGTATCATACCAATCGGCCTGCTCTTCGAACGCAAGGAAGCGCCGCGTTCGCGCGTGCTGATGCAGGTCGGCGAGCCCATTCATGTGGACCCGTTGGTCGATGCAGGCATCTCGGTGGCCACGCTCACGCAGTTGGTCACGGCACGTCTCGCTGCCGTGACGTTGAACTTCGATTCTCCGAGCGACGCTGAGCGTTTGCAGCGGGTGGGCGGCACACTCAGCGCGCTGCTCGAGCCGACCCCGTCGGTGGCCGAAGGCACGCCGTCGCTCGGACGCGTGCTCGAGCTGCTGCGACGCCTCGACCGGGTCCACAGCACGCTGCGGGCGCGCGACGACGCGGAGTTGCACACACGACTCGATGGCTTCGAAGCGCGCGTACGCGCCTTCGGCACGCGCCTCGACGAACGTGGCATCGACCCACACGATCTCGCGATCAGCGCCCAGGCCGCAGCTGGTATGCGCTTCGCGGTTCGCGAGGCCACGCTGGCGCTGATCGCCGCACCAATCGGATTCTGGGGTCGCCTCACCCACTTCGCACCGATCCAATTGGCCCGTCGACTGGCCCTGCGCAACGTGCAGGCCCTCGACGAACCCGCCATGCGCACGCTCGTGGTCGGGCTGCTGCTGGTGCTCGCCGCCTACATCGTGCAAACCGCGGTGGTGGCCTCGTTGGCCGGCGGGTGGTGGGCGCTCGCCTTCTTTCTGACCCTCGTGCCGTCGGCCAGCAGCGACCTGCGGTACGGTGACCGCACGCGTCGAGCCCGTGATCGCGCCCGGGCCTATTTCGCATTCCGCCGCGATCCGGCGTTGCAGGGGGCGCTGCTCGCCGAAGCTGACGCCATCAGGCAGGATGCCTTCGCGCTGGAGCGGCTGGCGGCGGAGCGGTGA
- a CDS encoding MFS transporter produces MADARTGSRKGWLNALGLHRSELRAWAMYDWAVSSMQTVITTAVFPIYFIQVAGADRTPEAATQSLGYANTVAAIAIALLAPILGAVADFKAAKKRFLFAFMLIGVVATAGMFFIDRGELLFASAMFVLSIAGAAGSMTFYEALLPHIATEEEIDRVSTAAYAIGYIGGGLLLAINLAWMSNPGLLGLPTGDGITPDQATLPARLAFVSVGVWWLLFSIPLFRTVPEPPRTVESDEGSTANPFAVAFSRLGETLREMRLYKQAFLAMLAFTIYNDGIQTIVKMATAFGAEIGIERPALIKAILLVQFVGIPFAFAFGTLAGKLGAKLSILLGLVVYTGICIYAYGIHTEREFYILAVLVGLVQGGTQALSRSLFASMVPKHKSGEFFGFYSVFEKFGGILGPLVFAIAIGQTGSSRGAILWVIAFFVIGGAILATVNVKEGERAARDADANLRGV; encoded by the coding sequence ATGGCTGACGCCCGCACGGGATCCCGGAAGGGATGGTTGAACGCGCTCGGATTGCATCGATCCGAGTTGCGTGCCTGGGCAATGTACGACTGGGCCGTGTCCTCCATGCAGACGGTGATCACCACGGCGGTGTTCCCGATCTACTTCATTCAAGTGGCCGGCGCTGATCGGACACCTGAAGCCGCTACCCAGTCACTGGGCTACGCCAATACCGTCGCCGCGATTGCGATCGCACTGCTGGCGCCGATCCTCGGGGCAGTGGCCGACTTCAAGGCGGCCAAGAAGCGCTTCCTCTTCGCCTTCATGCTGATCGGCGTCGTCGCCACCGCCGGCATGTTCTTCATCGATCGTGGTGAACTGCTCTTTGCCTCCGCAATGTTCGTGCTCTCGATTGCGGGCGCCGCCGGCAGCATGACGTTCTATGAAGCGCTGTTGCCGCACATCGCGACCGAAGAAGAGATCGATCGCGTGTCCACCGCCGCCTATGCGATCGGCTACATCGGTGGTGGACTCCTGTTGGCCATCAATCTGGCGTGGATGAGTAACCCGGGCCTGCTGGGCCTGCCAACGGGTGACGGCATCACCCCCGATCAGGCCACACTGCCGGCGCGCCTCGCCTTTGTCTCGGTCGGCGTGTGGTGGCTGCTCTTCTCGATTCCCCTATTCCGCACGGTCCCGGAGCCTCCGCGCACCGTCGAATCGGACGAAGGCTCGACCGCGAACCCGTTTGCCGTCGCGTTTTCACGACTCGGCGAAACGCTGCGTGAAATGCGCCTCTACAAACAGGCGTTTCTGGCGATGCTGGCGTTCACGATCTACAACGACGGCATTCAGACCATCGTGAAAATGGCGACCGCGTTCGGGGCCGAAATCGGCATCGAACGCCCAGCGCTGATCAAGGCGATCCTGCTCGTGCAGTTCGTCGGTATTCCGTTCGCCTTCGCGTTCGGTACGCTCGCCGGCAAGCTCGGCGCGAAGCTCTCCATTCTGCTCGGACTCGTGGTGTACACCGGCATCTGCATCTACGCCTATGGAATCCACACGGAACGCGAGTTCTACATCCTCGCCGTGCTCGTCGGGCTCGTGCAGGGTGGCACACAGGCGCTCAGTCGTTCGCTGTTTGCCAGCATGGTCCCGAAGCACAAGAGCGGCGAGTTTTTCGGCTTCTACTCGGTGTTCGAGAAGTTCGGCGGCATTCTCGGTCCGCTGGTGTTTGCCATCGCCATCGGGCAGACGGGCAGCAGCCGCGGCGCCATCCTCTGGGTCATCGCATTCTTCGTGATCGGCGGCGCCATTCTGGCCACGGTGAATGTGAAAGAAGGCGAACGTGCCGCGCGTGATGCCGATGCGAATCTGCGTGGCGTGTGA